In one window of Streptomyces sp. FXJ1.172 DNA:
- a CDS encoding tetratricopeptide repeat protein has translation MRPRQGRVLPAGPCLRLADYLDQYGRAGRRGAAVPEALWNALVDHAAPGDRLRPAREAHDRGLLRIAARLYETAADHGDTSALLALAGLLDEAGRLDEALDCCRRAAARGGVQAVRAAAQMLYDNRRTDEALTWYRRAAEAGDDHAVRALAELLHEAGRTDEAIHWYQRAAGTGDRHAMRAAADLLHGLGRTQEAITWLEPRTRADDVEAWCLTARLLARVDRGAEAAEAYRRAAALGDPWAAREAAHAAAGATRGHEPVLLSPGGDGTEERLARLRQRAEAGDTDAMCAMGEMLRQAERTDEALEWFRRAAGAGHADALGRLAEVLQDSGRTDEALVCRQQAADAGDAGAVWAAARMLNAAGRVDEALVWYRRAVETGDDDDLWALADEPGARGQLDQVQAWLGERAEGGDGNAAWVAAVRLQRAGRPREAAGWYRRAAEAGLRGAAERAAELLAELGDVDTALDVLGTCAEADDPDVLWAAAGIQRAAGRTAPAGETYLRAEAAGSEDAPWAHAALLCEEGRAGEAHDRLCCSPYVRTWIRGAATAETVAGMLELAERTQEAIAWYRKAADAGSHPALDRAVELLAGSGRTDEMVHWLRRRAESGDAAVARTVAGVLTRAGRVDEAFAWYRIAAEHGDPCAAREAADMLARAGRIEDDLDWLRDRAQGGGDVNCLWTGAGMLLDRGRAEEAVAWYQQAADCGYPRALPRAVQLLETAGRRDESGRLHRFGWEPDGSIAGPWQVGHLG, from the coding sequence ATGCGTCCCCGGCAGGGCCGGGTCCTGCCGGCCGGGCCCTGCCTACGGCTGGCGGACTACCTCGACCAGTACGGCCGGGCCGGCCGCCGCGGCGCGGCCGTACCCGAAGCGCTGTGGAACGCCCTGGTCGACCACGCGGCCCCGGGCGACCGGCTCAGGCCGGCCCGGGAGGCCCACGACCGCGGCCTGCTGCGGATCGCGGCCCGGCTGTACGAGACGGCGGCGGACCACGGGGACACCTCGGCCCTGCTCGCCCTGGCGGGCTTGCTGGACGAGGCCGGGCGGCTGGACGAGGCCCTCGACTGCTGCCGGCGCGCGGCCGCCCGCGGAGGCGTGCAGGCCGTCCGGGCGGCCGCGCAGATGCTGTACGACAACCGCCGCACGGACGAGGCCCTGACCTGGTACCGGCGGGCAGCCGAGGCGGGTGACGACCACGCGGTGCGCGCCCTGGCGGAACTGCTGCACGAAGCGGGACGCACCGACGAGGCGATCCACTGGTACCAGCGTGCCGCCGGCACAGGTGACCGGCACGCGATGCGGGCGGCGGCCGACCTGCTGCACGGACTGGGCCGCACACAGGAGGCGATCACCTGGCTGGAGCCCCGCACGCGGGCCGACGACGTCGAGGCATGGTGCCTGACCGCCAGACTCCTGGCACGCGTGGACCGCGGTGCCGAGGCCGCCGAGGCCTACCGGCGCGCCGCCGCGCTGGGCGATCCCTGGGCGGCGCGGGAAGCGGCCCATGCGGCGGCCGGTGCCACGCGCGGTCATGAGCCGGTCCTGCTGTCCCCGGGAGGGGACGGGACGGAGGAGCGGCTCGCCCGGCTGCGGCAGCGGGCCGAGGCGGGCGACACGGACGCCATGTGCGCGATGGGCGAGATGCTGCGGCAGGCCGAGCGGACGGACGAGGCCCTCGAGTGGTTCCGGCGCGCCGCCGGTGCGGGGCACGCCGATGCCCTCGGGCGGCTCGCGGAGGTGCTTCAGGACAGCGGCCGCACCGACGAGGCGCTGGTCTGCCGGCAGCAGGCGGCCGACGCCGGGGACGCCGGGGCGGTGTGGGCGGCGGCACGCATGCTGAACGCGGCCGGACGGGTGGACGAAGCGCTGGTCTGGTACCGGCGGGCCGTCGAGACGGGAGATGACGACGACCTGTGGGCCCTCGCCGACGAGCCGGGTGCGCGAGGGCAGTTGGACCAGGTGCAGGCCTGGCTCGGGGAGCGTGCCGAGGGCGGCGACGGGAACGCCGCATGGGTGGCCGCCGTACGGCTGCAGAGGGCCGGCCGGCCGCGTGAGGCGGCCGGATGGTACCGGCGGGCCGCCGAGGCCGGCCTTCGCGGGGCCGCGGAGCGGGCCGCGGAACTGCTCGCCGAACTGGGGGACGTGGACACGGCGTTGGACGTCCTGGGCACCTGCGCCGAGGCCGACGACCCCGACGTGCTGTGGGCGGCGGCGGGCATACAGCGAGCGGCGGGACGCACCGCCCCCGCCGGGGAGACGTACCTGCGGGCCGAGGCGGCCGGCAGCGAGGACGCCCCGTGGGCCCATGCCGCCCTGCTGTGCGAGGAGGGGCGGGCGGGCGAGGCCCATGACCGGCTGTGCTGCAGCCCGTACGTGCGCACCTGGATCCGTGGCGCCGCGACCGCCGAGACCGTGGCCGGGATGCTGGAACTGGCCGAACGGACGCAGGAGGCCATCGCCTGGTACCGCAAGGCCGCCGACGCGGGAAGCCACCCCGCCCTGGACCGGGCCGTGGAACTGCTCGCCGGGAGCGGCCGGACGGACGAGATGGTGCACTGGCTCCGGCGCCGGGCCGAGTCCGGAGACGCGGCGGTGGCCCGCACCGTGGCCGGCGTCCTGACCAGGGCGGGGCGCGTCGACGAGGCGTTCGCCTGGTACCGGATCGCCGCCGAGCACGGCGACCCGTGCGCGGCCCGGGAGGCGGCGGACATGCTGGCGCGGGCCGGCCGGATCGAGGACGACCTCGACTGGCTGCGCGACCGCGCGCAGGGCGGCGGGGACGTCAACTGCCTGTGGACGGGGGCCGGAATGCTCCTGGACCGGGGCCGCGCCGAGGAGGCCGTGGCCTGGTACCAGCAGGCCGCCGACTGCGGCTACCCCCGCGCCCTGCCGCGGGCCGTGCAGTTGCTCGAGACCGCGGGCCGGCGGGACGAGAGCGGGAGACTGCACCGCTTCGGCTGGGAACCGGACGGATCGATCGCCGGGCCCTGGCAGGTGGGTCACCTCGGCTGA
- a CDS encoding alpha-mannosidase has translation MHDDRTLVEARLRRVLDERIRPAVYPESVPLDVAVWHAPGEPVPVAEGLAAEPEPVEAGARWGAPWGTSWFRVTGTVPGTWAGKTVEALLDLGFDENMPGFQCEGLVYRPDGTPVKGLNPRNQWVRIAAPAAGGEEVRLHIEAASNPVILDYHPFLPTPLGDKETAGSEPQYTLARMDLAVFDETVWQLVMDLEVLGELMAELPVDSARRYDVLRAVERALDAVDLQDVNGTAARAREQLTGVLSAPAVPSAHRISAVGHAHIDSAWLWPLRETVRKVARTTSNMTQLIEDEPEFVFAMSQAQQWAWVKEHRPEVWARVKKAVADGRFVPAGGMWVESDTNMPGSEAMARQFVHGKRFFLDEFGIENEEAWLPDTFGFAAGLPQIIKAAGSTWLLTQKISWSRTNTFPHHTFQWEGIDGTRIFTHFPPVDTYNCSMKGSEVAHAARNFKDKGRARHSLAPTGWGDGGGGTTREMVAKAARLRDLEGSATVVWETPRAFFRKAEAEYPEPPVWVGELYLELHRATLTSQARTKQGNRRSEHLLREAELWAATATVRTGFPYPYEELDRIWKTVLLHQFHDILPGSSIAWVHREARATYERVAAELNGIIDAAQRALAGDGDHELVFNAAPHTRAGVPAGGARARRPVPRGTTLTDRPGGGHVLAHDLLRVEIDARGLIVSAYDIEADRETVAPEAAANLLQLHPDFPNMWDAWDVDEFYRNTVTDLTDADEVSAGADGVSVRITRSFGDSRVTQVLTLPPGERRLVIDTEVDWHETEKFLKLAFPLDLHAERYASETQFGHAYRPTHTNTSWEAAKFEACNHRFVHLEEPGWGVAVVNDSTYGHDVTRTVRPGRGRGTTATVTTVRVSLLRAPRFPDPETDQGVHRFRHALVPGASIADAVREGWRINLPERRLTGAHEIAPLVTVDNDAVVITAVKLADDGSGDVVVRFHEAHGGRARATLTAGFRVSDVTVTDLLERPLGDTDAPAREGERIAVRLRPFELVTLRLRR, from the coding sequence ATGCATGACGACCGCACTCTGGTGGAAGCCCGCCTCAGGCGGGTCCTCGACGAACGCATTCGCCCCGCCGTGTACCCCGAGTCCGTGCCGCTGGACGTCGCGGTGTGGCACGCGCCCGGCGAACCCGTACCGGTCGCGGAGGGACTCGCCGCCGAGCCCGAGCCGGTCGAGGCGGGCGCCCGGTGGGGTGCTCCCTGGGGCACGAGCTGGTTCCGGGTGACGGGGACCGTGCCCGGGACATGGGCCGGGAAGACCGTCGAGGCCCTGCTCGACCTGGGCTTCGACGAGAACATGCCCGGCTTCCAGTGCGAGGGCCTGGTGTACCGGCCCGACGGCACCCCGGTGAAGGGCCTCAACCCGCGCAACCAGTGGGTGCGCATCGCGGCGCCCGCCGCCGGCGGCGAGGAGGTGCGCCTGCACATCGAGGCCGCCTCCAACCCGGTGATCCTCGACTACCACCCCTTCCTGCCCACGCCGCTCGGCGACAAGGAGACCGCCGGCAGCGAGCCGCAGTACACGCTCGCCCGCATGGACCTGGCCGTCTTCGACGAGACCGTGTGGCAGCTGGTCATGGACCTGGAGGTGCTCGGCGAGCTGATGGCCGAGCTGCCCGTCGACTCCGCGCGCCGCTACGACGTCCTGCGCGCCGTCGAGCGCGCCCTGGACGCCGTCGACCTGCAGGACGTCAACGGCACGGCGGCGCGCGCCCGCGAACAGCTCACCGGCGTGCTGTCCGCCCCCGCGGTGCCCTCCGCGCACCGGATCAGCGCCGTCGGCCACGCGCACATCGACTCGGCGTGGCTGTGGCCGCTGCGCGAGACCGTCCGCAAGGTGGCCCGGACGACCTCCAACATGACACAACTCATCGAGGACGAGCCGGAGTTCGTGTTCGCCATGTCCCAGGCGCAGCAGTGGGCGTGGGTGAAGGAGCACCGGCCCGAGGTGTGGGCGCGGGTCAAGAAGGCCGTGGCGGACGGGCGGTTCGTGCCGGCCGGCGGAATGTGGGTGGAGTCGGACACCAACATGCCCGGATCGGAGGCGATGGCCCGCCAGTTCGTGCACGGCAAACGGTTCTTCCTCGACGAGTTCGGCATCGAGAACGAGGAGGCGTGGCTGCCGGACACCTTCGGCTTCGCCGCCGGACTGCCGCAGATCATCAAGGCGGCGGGCAGCACATGGCTGCTGACGCAGAAGATCTCCTGGTCGCGGACGAACACGTTCCCGCACCACACCTTCCAGTGGGAGGGCATCGACGGCACCCGGATCTTCACCCACTTCCCGCCCGTCGACACCTACAACTGCTCCATGAAGGGCAGCGAAGTCGCCCACGCGGCACGCAACTTCAAGGACAAGGGCCGGGCCCGGCACTCCCTGGCACCGACCGGCTGGGGCGACGGAGGCGGCGGCACGACCCGCGAGATGGTCGCCAAGGCGGCCCGGCTGCGTGACCTCGAGGGCTCCGCGACCGTCGTCTGGGAGACACCGCGCGCGTTCTTCCGCAAGGCCGAGGCCGAGTACCCCGAACCGCCCGTCTGGGTCGGCGAGCTGTACCTCGAACTGCACCGGGCCACACTCACCAGCCAGGCCCGGACCAAGCAGGGCAACCGGCGCAGCGAACACCTGCTGCGCGAGGCGGAGCTGTGGGCGGCCACGGCGACGGTCCGCACCGGATTCCCCTACCCCTACGAGGAGTTGGACCGCATCTGGAAGACGGTCCTGCTGCACCAGTTCCACGACATCCTGCCGGGCTCGTCCATCGCCTGGGTGCACCGGGAGGCGCGGGCGACGTACGAGCGTGTCGCCGCCGAACTGAACGGCATCATCGACGCGGCCCAGCGGGCCCTGGCCGGTGACGGGGACCACGAGCTGGTCTTCAACGCGGCACCGCACACCCGCGCCGGAGTACCGGCCGGCGGCGCCCGGGCACGGCGCCCGGTGCCGCGGGGGACGACCCTGACCGACCGGCCCGGTGGCGGCCACGTGCTGGCCCATGACCTCCTCCGGGTCGAGATCGACGCCCGGGGCCTGATCGTCTCCGCCTACGACATCGAGGCCGACCGCGAGACCGTCGCCCCCGAGGCGGCGGCGAACCTGCTCCAACTCCACCCGGACTTCCCGAACATGTGGGACGCCTGGGACGTGGACGAGTTCTACCGGAACACGGTCACCGACCTCACGGACGCGGACGAGGTGAGCGCCGGCGCGGACGGCGTCTCGGTGCGGATCACCCGGTCCTTCGGGGATTCCCGCGTCACCCAGGTGCTGACCCTGCCGCCCGGCGAACGGCGGCTGGTGATCGACACCGAGGTCGACTGGCACGAGACGGAGAAGTTCCTCAAACTGGCCTTCCCGCTCGACCTGCACGCCGAACGGTACGCGTCGGAGACCCAGTTCGGGCACGCCTACCGGCCGACCCACACCAACACCTCCTGGGAGGCGGCCAAGTTCGAGGCGTGCAACCACCGCTTCGTGCACCTGGAGGAGCCCGGCTGGGGCGTCGCGGTCGTCAACGACTCGACGTACGGCCACGACGTGACCCGCACGGTCCGCCCCGGCCGTGGGCGCGGCACGACGGCCACCGTCACCACGGTCCGGGTGTCCTTGCTGCGCGCCCCCCGTTTCCCCGACCCAGAGACCGACCAGGGCGTCCACCGCTTCCGGCACGCCCTGGTCCCGGGTGCCTCGATCGCCGACGCGGTGCGCGAGGGCTGGCGGATCAACCTTCCGGAACGCCGGCTGACCGGCGCCCACGAGATCGCCCCGCTGGTCACCGTCGACAACGACGCCGTCGTGATCACGGCGGTGAAACTCGCCGACGACGGCAGCGGGGACGTGGTGGTCCGCTTCCACGAGGCCCACGGCGGCCGGGCCCGGGCCACCCTCACGGCGGGCTTCCGGGTCAGCGACGTCACGGTGACCGACCTGCTGGAACGGCCGCTCGGCGACACCGATGCGCCGGCCCGCGAGGGTGAGCGGATCGCCGTACGCCTGCGGCCGTTCGAACTGGTGACGCTGCGGCTGCGACGCTGA
- a CDS encoding FadR/GntR family transcriptional regulator: MDEEEVPQKGTVTQRAIEEIKAMIAEGRLEPGQRLPTERDLAARLGISRSSMREAIRALTVLGVLEARHGSGIYVTALEAGDLLETFGVVADLSRGPRLVDLLEVRRILESTATALAAARITDDQLAAVGKHLAAMNATDDPEEILAHDLAFHREIAAAAGNETMAAILEGLSSRTFRARVWRGYQEEGAFARTRREHAAIHRALAARDPEAARAAAAAHVGEVEEWLRAQLGT, translated from the coding sequence GTGGACGAGGAAGAAGTGCCGCAGAAGGGCACGGTGACGCAGCGCGCCATCGAGGAGATCAAGGCGATGATCGCCGAGGGCCGGCTGGAGCCGGGCCAGCGGCTCCCGACCGAGCGGGATCTCGCCGCCCGGCTGGGCATCTCGCGCAGCTCGATGCGGGAGGCGATCCGCGCGCTGACGGTGCTCGGCGTCCTGGAGGCCCGGCACGGCTCCGGGATCTACGTCACCGCACTGGAGGCCGGTGACCTCCTGGAGACCTTCGGGGTGGTCGCGGACCTGTCCCGGGGCCCGCGCCTGGTGGACCTCCTCGAGGTCCGCCGGATCCTGGAGTCGACGGCGACCGCGCTGGCCGCGGCACGCATCACGGACGACCAACTGGCCGCAGTCGGAAAGCACTTGGCGGCGATGAACGCCACCGACGACCCCGAGGAGATCCTCGCCCACGACCTCGCCTTCCACCGCGAGATCGCCGCCGCGGCGGGCAACGAGACCATGGCCGCCATCCTCGAGGGCCTGTCCTCACGCACCTTCCGCGCCCGGGTCTGGCGCGGCTACCAGGAGGAGGGGGCCTTCGCCCGCACCCGCCGCGAACACGCCGCGATCCACCGCGCCCTCGCCGCGCGCGACCCCGAGGCGGCCCGGGCGGCGGCCGCGGCCCACGTGGGCGAGGTGGAGGAGTGGCTGCGGGCCCAGCTCGGCACATGA